One genomic segment of Alicycliphilus denitrificans K601 includes these proteins:
- a CDS encoding class I SAM-dependent methyltransferase, whose amino-acid sequence MSGEIIGLHHWFGSPPGRYLLAWEQERYDELVADIFGYHALQLGMPGLQGLRANRMPHRWLALGGEEARLLPREASPAEAPAVALLAEAVALPFAEGSLDLVAMPHTLELSVDPHAALREVYRVLVPEGRAVISGLNPLSLWGLRQWRARLYQRCGGGGQLYLPDVGEFITPGRLRDWLRLLGFELESISFGCYRPAAASERWLEHYGWMDGLGARWWPILGAAYVIVAAKRVQGMRLLEPSWRKAPKAAAAQVQVARRH is encoded by the coding sequence ATGAGCGGCGAAATTATAGGTTTACACCACTGGTTTGGCTCCCCCCCCGGGCGCTACCTGCTCGCCTGGGAGCAGGAGCGCTACGACGAACTGGTGGCCGACATCTTCGGCTACCACGCGCTGCAGCTCGGCATGCCGGGCCTGCAGGGCCTGCGCGCCAATCGCATGCCGCACCGCTGGCTGGCGCTGGGCGGCGAAGAGGCGCGATTGCTGCCGCGCGAGGCGTCGCCCGCCGAGGCGCCGGCCGTGGCCCTGCTGGCCGAGGCCGTGGCCCTGCCGTTTGCCGAGGGCAGCCTGGACCTGGTGGCCATGCCCCACACGCTGGAGCTCAGCGTCGACCCGCACGCGGCGCTGCGCGAGGTGTACCGCGTGCTGGTGCCCGAGGGCAGGGCGGTGATCAGCGGCCTGAATCCCTTGAGCCTGTGGGGCCTGCGCCAGTGGCGCGCGCGGCTGTATCAGCGCTGCGGCGGGGGGGGGCAGCTTTACCTGCCGGACGTGGGGGAGTTCATCACGCCAGGGCGCCTGCGCGACTGGCTGCGCCTGCTGGGGTTCGAGCTGGAGTCGATCAGCTTCGGCTGCTACCGGCCCGCGGCGGCCAGCGAGCGCTGGCTGGAGCATTACGGCTGGATGGACGGGCTGGGCGCGCGCTGGTGGCCGATACTCGGGGCCGCCTACGTAATCGTCGCTGCCAAGCGCGTGCAGGGCATGCGGCTGCTGGAGCCCTCGTGGCGCAAGGCGCCGAAGGCCGCGGCCGCGCAGGTACAGGTCGCGCGGCGGCATTGA